Proteins from a single region of Streptomyces spinoverrucosus:
- a CDS encoding CHAD domain-containing protein has translation MAQQHLDPTDPMAGPVTGDALAGYLRAQATEFLRALRQHRETGAGAGHNGTEETVDAARALRRSARRISGSLHTFRPLLDTDWSEGMRPELAWLSGTLALEHAYAARLERLLQALHRLSGATFPSQPTTTAAGVAANSRTAGAGRVAAGAPPTAGPPAAPERGSLTVGAAKAGALLERQLTLARTRAHSSALQALGSSRFHAVADKVAVLASEVPLTPAAATADLRPHAAAAEERLTDAVAALPLVTAGHPYNAEALIHGLSPDPAPHPQDAPWHQVRLLLRLHRYAREVLYGENAPVDVRLLAAGQALNRHRDASEAAAAAAAAARTPRIAPATAYALGVLHADQRHEVEAARFEFQQSWQKHAVGTS, from the coding sequence GTGGCACAGCAACACCTTGACCCGACGGACCCGATGGCCGGGCCGGTGACAGGAGACGCCCTCGCGGGCTACCTGCGCGCCCAGGCCACGGAGTTCCTCCGTGCGCTCCGGCAGCACCGGGAGACCGGGGCCGGAGCCGGCCACAACGGCACGGAGGAGACCGTCGACGCGGCGCGAGCCCTGCGCCGCTCGGCCCGCCGCATCAGCGGCAGCCTGCACACGTTCCGTCCGCTGCTGGACACCGACTGGTCGGAGGGCATGCGCCCGGAACTGGCCTGGCTCTCGGGGACCCTGGCCCTCGAACACGCCTACGCGGCCCGCCTGGAGCGGCTGTTGCAGGCCCTGCACCGATTGTCGGGGGCGACGTTCCCGTCCCAGCCGACGACCACGGCGGCGGGCGTGGCCGCGAACAGTCGTACCGCCGGCGCGGGACGGGTGGCCGCGGGCGCACCTCCCACCGCCGGTCCCCCGGCCGCCCCGGAACGCGGCAGCCTCACCGTGGGCGCGGCCAAGGCCGGCGCGCTGCTCGAACGCCAGCTCACCCTGGCCCGGACCCGGGCCCACTCCAGCGCCCTGCAGGCGCTCGGCTCCTCCCGCTTCCACGCGGTCGCCGACAAGGTCGCCGTACTGGCCAGCGAGGTCCCGCTCACCCCGGCCGCGGCCACCGCCGACCTGCGCCCGCACGCGGCGGCGGCCGAGGAGCGCCTCACGGACGCGGTGGCCGCCCTGCCCCTGGTCACCGCGGGCCACCCGTACAACGCGGAGGCCTTGATCCACGGCCTCTCCCCGGACCCCGCCCCGCACCCGCAGGACGCCCCCTGGCACCAGGTCCGCCTCCTGCTGCGGCTGCACCGCTACGCCCGCGAGGTCCTCTACGGCGAGAACGCCCCGGTCGACGTCCGACTGCTGGCCGCGGGACAGGCCCTCAACCGGCACCGCGACGCCTCCGAGGCGGCGGCGGCAGCGGCGGCCGCGGCCCGTACGCCGCGGATCGCACCGGCGACGGCGTACGCGCTCGGCGTGCTGCACGCCGACCAGCGGCACGAGGTGGAGGCGGCCCGCTTCGAGTTCCAGCAGTCGTGGCAGAAGCACGCGGTGGGTACGTCCTGA
- a CDS encoding metal-sensitive transcriptional regulator, with protein MTTTEAGEGVVTDHDRGIHGYHKQKDEHLKRLRRIEGQIRGLQRMVDEDVYCIDILTQVSASTKALQSFALQLLEEHLRHCVADAALKGGDEIDAKVEEATKAIGRLLRT; from the coding sequence ATGACGACCACCGAGGCCGGCGAGGGCGTGGTGACCGACCATGACCGGGGCATCCACGGGTACCACAAGCAGAAGGACGAGCACCTGAAGCGGCTGCGCAGGATCGAGGGGCAGATCCGGGGGCTGCAGAGGATGGTCGATGAGGATGTGTACTGCATCGACATACTGACGCAGGTGTCTGCCTCGACGAAGGCCCTGCAGTCCTTTGCCCTGCAGTTGCTGGAGGAGCATCTGCGGCACTGTGTCGCCGATGCCGCGCTGAAGGGCGGGGACGAGATCGACGCCAAGGTCGAGGAGGCCACGAAGGCCATCGGGCGGCTGCTGCGGACGTGA
- a CDS encoding NUDIX hydrolase, whose translation MTSTKDTPVQAAGCVLWRRSPADEGLEICLVHRPKYDDWSHPKGKLKRGEDPLAGALREVEEETGYTAAPGAELPTLHYMANGRPKQVRYWAAEAASGGFAPSTEVDRILWLSPMAARLRLTQPRDRELVDELLATMRHA comes from the coding sequence TTGACCAGTACGAAGGACACCCCGGTCCAGGCGGCCGGCTGCGTCCTGTGGCGCCGCTCGCCCGCCGACGAGGGGCTGGAGATTTGTCTGGTCCACCGTCCGAAGTACGACGACTGGTCCCACCCCAAGGGCAAGCTGAAGCGCGGTGAGGACCCGTTGGCGGGCGCGCTGCGGGAGGTCGAGGAGGAGACCGGCTACACCGCGGCGCCCGGCGCCGAGCTGCCCACCCTGCACTACATGGCGAACGGCCGCCCCAAGCAGGTCCGTTACTGGGCGGCCGAGGCCGCCTCGGGCGGCTTCGCCCCGAGCACCGAGGTGGACCGCATCCTGTGGCTCTCCCCCATGGCGGCCCGGCTGCGCCTGACCCAGCCCCGGGACCGCGAACTGGTGGACGAACTACTGGCGACCATGCGTCACGCCTGA
- a CDS encoding ABC transporter ATP-binding protein, with translation MTDTAMEAAALGKRFRRRGRQALQSCAFRLPAGVICAVVGPNGAGKSTLLALAAGLTAPTEGTLTVLGGTPAQARERLAYVAQDKPLHPQLTVGETLRLGRELNPRVWDATVADRVVSDGDLDPDARIRTLSGGQRSRVALALALGKRPELLLLDEPMADLDPLARHQLMGTLLADAAERGTTVVMSSHVVAELEGSCDHLLLLGAGRVRLAGPLDDLLAAHTLVTGPATGDLGPHTVVESRTTGRQLTALVRPRGPLGADWETAEPSLEELVLSHLRSPEAPELRLDAPEEATV, from the coding sequence ATGACCGACACCGCCATGGAGGCGGCCGCGCTGGGCAAGCGATTCCGGCGGCGGGGACGGCAGGCGCTTCAGTCCTGCGCCTTCCGGCTGCCCGCCGGCGTCATATGCGCCGTCGTCGGCCCCAACGGCGCAGGCAAGTCGACCCTCCTCGCCCTCGCCGCCGGACTGACCGCCCCCACCGAGGGCACGCTCACCGTCCTCGGCGGCACCCCCGCCCAGGCCCGCGAGCGCCTGGCGTACGTCGCCCAGGACAAGCCCCTGCACCCCCAGCTCACCGTCGGCGAGACCCTGCGCCTGGGCCGGGAGCTCAACCCCCGGGTCTGGGACGCCACCGTCGCCGACCGGGTCGTCTCGGACGGCGACCTGGACCCGGACGCGAGGATCCGCACCCTGTCCGGCGGCCAGCGCAGCCGGGTCGCGCTCGCCCTCGCGCTGGGCAAGCGGCCCGAGCTGCTACTGCTCGACGAGCCGATGGCCGACCTGGACCCGCTCGCCCGGCACCAGCTGATGGGCACGCTGCTGGCCGACGCCGCCGAGCGCGGCACCACGGTCGTGATGTCCTCGCACGTCGTCGCCGAACTGGAGGGCTCCTGCGACCACCTGCTGCTGCTCGGCGCGGGCCGGGTCCGGCTGGCCGGTCCGCTGGACGACCTGCTCGCCGCGCACACCCTCGTGACCGGCCCGGCGACCGGCGACCTCGGCCCGCACACCGTCGTCGAGTCCCGCACGACCGGCCGCCAGCTCACCGCCCTGGTCCGGCCACGGGGCCCGCTCGGCGCCGACTGGGAGACGGCCGAGCCGTCCCTGGAGGAGCTGGTCCTGTCCCATCTGCGTTCCCCCGAGGCGCCGGAACTCCGCCTCGACGCCCCCGAGGAGGCCACCGTATGA
- a CDS encoding RNA degradosome polyphosphate kinase — MSQQNAEAEVQHAQPSVGSIAAHRPHTVSATVSDLEPDIDADLDAYEDAQVDGIQLPQGRFLDRERSWLAFNERVLELAEDPNTPLLERANFLAIFASNLDEFFMVRVAGLKRRIATGVATRSASGLQPMQVLEMIWARSRELMARHAACYHEDVAPALAEEGIHLVRWSELTEKEQARLFTLFRHQIFPVLTPLAVDPAHPFPYISGLSLNLAVVVRNPVSGHRHFARVKVPPLLSRFLEAAPGRYVPLEDVIAAHLEELFPGMEVLEHHAFRLTRNEDLEVEEDDAENLLQALEKELMRRRFGPPVRLEVEESIDREVLDLLVRELKISEAEVYPLPGPLDLTGLFRIHRLDRPELKYPKFIAGTHRDLAEVESASAPDIFAALRARDVLLHHPYDSFSTSVQAFLEQAASDPDVLAIKQTLYRTSGDSPIVDALIEAAESGKQVLVLVEIKARFDEHANIKWARKLEEAGCHVVYGLVGLKTHCKLSLVVRQEGDTLRRYSHVGTGNYHPKTARLYEDLGLLTADPQVGADLSDLFNRLSGYSRRETYRRLLVAPKSLRDGLIARINKEAQHHRAGRPAYIRIKVNSMVDEAVVDALYRASLAGVPVDIWVRGICAIRPGVAGLSENIRVRSILGRFLEHSRVFAFGNGGEPEVWIGSADMMHRNLDRRIEALVRVVDPAHRAALNRLLETGMADSTASWHLGPEGEWTRHAMDGDGGPLRNIQEMLIDARRRRRGTATP; from the coding sequence ATGAGCCAGCAGAACGCCGAGGCAGAGGTCCAGCACGCACAGCCCTCCGTGGGCTCCATCGCCGCGCACCGCCCCCACACGGTCTCGGCCACGGTCTCCGACCTCGAACCCGACATCGATGCCGACCTCGACGCATACGAGGACGCGCAGGTGGACGGTATCCAGCTGCCGCAGGGCCGGTTCCTCGACCGGGAGCGCAGCTGGCTGGCGTTCAACGAGCGCGTCCTGGAACTCGCCGAGGACCCCAACACGCCCCTTCTGGAGCGCGCCAACTTCCTCGCGATCTTCGCCAGCAACCTGGACGAGTTCTTCATGGTCCGGGTGGCGGGACTGAAGCGCCGTATCGCCACCGGCGTGGCCACCCGCTCCGCCTCCGGACTGCAGCCGATGCAGGTGCTGGAGATGATCTGGGCCCGCTCCCGCGAGCTGATGGCCCGGCACGCCGCCTGCTACCACGAGGACGTCGCCCCCGCGCTCGCGGAGGAGGGCATCCACCTGGTCCGCTGGAGCGAGCTGACCGAGAAGGAACAGGCCCGCCTGTTCACGCTCTTCCGGCACCAGATCTTCCCGGTCCTGACCCCGCTGGCCGTGGACCCCGCGCACCCCTTCCCGTACATCTCCGGCCTCTCCCTGAACCTGGCCGTCGTGGTCCGCAACCCGGTCAGCGGCCACAGGCACTTCGCCCGCGTCAAGGTGCCCCCGCTGCTCTCCCGCTTCCTGGAGGCCGCCCCCGGCAGGTACGTCCCGCTGGAGGACGTCATCGCCGCGCACCTGGAAGAGCTCTTCCCCGGCATGGAGGTGCTGGAGCACCACGCCTTCCGGCTCACCAGGAACGAGGACCTGGAGGTCGAGGAGGACGACGCCGAGAACCTGCTCCAGGCGCTGGAGAAGGAGCTCATGCGGCGCCGGTTCGGGCCGCCGGTCCGCCTGGAGGTCGAGGAGTCCATCGACCGCGAGGTGCTGGACCTGCTGGTGCGCGAGCTGAAGATCAGCGAGGCCGAGGTCTACCCGCTGCCCGGCCCGCTCGACCTCACCGGCCTGTTCCGCATCCACCGCCTGGACCGGCCCGAGCTGAAGTACCCGAAGTTCATCGCCGGCACCCACCGCGACCTGGCCGAGGTCGAGTCCGCCTCCGCGCCCGACATCTTCGCCGCGCTGCGCGCCAGGGACGTCCTGCTGCACCACCCGTACGACTCCTTCTCCACCTCCGTGCAGGCGTTCCTGGAGCAGGCCGCGTCCGACCCGGACGTCCTCGCCATCAAGCAGACCCTGTACCGGACCTCGGGCGACTCCCCGATCGTGGACGCGCTCATCGAGGCGGCCGAGTCCGGCAAGCAGGTCCTCGTCCTGGTCGAGATCAAGGCCCGCTTCGACGAGCACGCCAACATCAAGTGGGCGCGCAAGCTGGAGGAGGCCGGCTGCCACGTGGTCTACGGCCTGGTCGGCCTGAAGACGCACTGCAAGCTGTCGCTGGTGGTCCGGCAGGAGGGCGACACGCTACGGCGGTACAGCCACGTCGGCACCGGCAACTACCACCCGAAGACGGCCCGCCTCTACGAGGACCTCGGCCTGCTCACCGCCGACCCGCAGGTCGGCGCGGACCTGTCCGACCTGTTCAACCGGCTGTCCGGCTACTCCCGCCGGGAGACCTACCGCCGGCTGCTGGTCGCCCCCAAGTCCCTGCGTGACGGCCTGATCGCGCGGATCAACAAGGAGGCCCAGCACCACCGTGCCGGGCGTCCCGCCTACATCCGCATCAAGGTCAACTCGATGGTCGACGAGGCCGTCGTCGACGCCCTGTACCGTGCGTCCCTGGCGGGCGTGCCCGTCGACATCTGGGTGCGCGGCATCTGCGCGATCCGGCCCGGCGTGGCGGGCCTGTCGGAGAACATCCGGGTCCGCTCGATACTCGGCCGCTTCCTCGAACACTCCCGGGTCTTCGCCTTCGGCAACGGCGGCGAACCCGAGGTGTGGATCGGCAGCGCCGACATGATGCACCGCAACCTCGACCGCCGTATAGAGGCCCTGGTCCGCGTCGTCGACCCGGCGCACCGCGCCGCCCTCAACCGGCTCCTGGAGACCGGCATGGCCGACTCCACCGCCTCCTGGCACCTGGGCCCGGAGGGCGAGTGGACCCGGCACGCGATGGACGGGGACGGCGGGCCCCTGCGGAATATCCAGGAGATGCTCATAGACGCCCGGAGGCGCCGGCGTGGCACAGCAACACCTTGA
- a CDS encoding ABC transporter permease translates to MTAATTMTAPARGARPRGLTWVLFRLHRSALWFWVMLLAVAAGALLWAYGPGAHDALVEYREMDCAAPGPSLSCDYTGPAHQRYNTLMAVGAGLINIVPFLTAAWAGGALIGRELEDGTARLAWTQSVTPVRWLAAKLAVPAALIVSGTIALTLLHRLAWAAEGPQLRELDWYDPYDSAPYLANGTLAPAYALLGLALGILAGLAVRRALPALATAVMSLIVVSYGLSTLRPHLWPVRTLTDRGEYPSIVGMFVDEGALTSTGARVEDPICVDDLTCLADHDVVGFYRDYHPASHFWPLQLMETGVVLAVTALAVLAAFRLLRRRTA, encoded by the coding sequence ATGACCGCCGCGACCACCATGACCGCCCCCGCGCGCGGGGCCCGGCCGCGTGGCCTGACCTGGGTCCTGTTCCGCCTGCACCGCTCGGCGCTGTGGTTCTGGGTGATGCTGCTGGCCGTCGCCGCCGGCGCCCTGCTGTGGGCGTACGGCCCGGGCGCGCACGACGCGCTCGTGGAGTACCGCGAGATGGACTGCGCCGCGCCCGGCCCAAGCCTGTCCTGCGACTACACCGGCCCCGCCCACCAGCGCTACAACACCCTCATGGCCGTCGGCGCCGGGCTGATCAACATCGTCCCGTTCCTCACCGCCGCCTGGGCGGGCGGTGCGCTGATCGGCCGGGAACTGGAGGACGGCACGGCCCGGCTGGCCTGGACGCAGTCCGTCACGCCGGTCCGCTGGCTGGCCGCCAAGCTGGCGGTGCCGGCCGCGCTGATCGTCTCCGGCACGATCGCCCTCACCCTGCTGCACCGGCTCGCCTGGGCGGCGGAGGGCCCGCAGCTGCGCGAGCTCGACTGGTACGACCCTTACGACAGCGCCCCCTACCTCGCCAACGGCACCCTCGCCCCCGCCTACGCCCTGCTGGGCCTGGCGCTCGGCATCCTCGCGGGCCTGGCCGTGCGCCGCGCCCTGCCCGCGCTGGCCACCGCTGTCATGAGCCTGATCGTCGTGTCGTACGGCCTGTCCACCCTGCGCCCGCACCTGTGGCCGGTGCGCACCCTGACCGACCGTGGCGAGTACCCGTCGATCGTCGGCATGTTCGTCGACGAAGGGGCCCTCACCTCCACCGGCGCCCGCGTCGAGGACCCGATCTGCGTCGACGACCTCACGTGCCTCGCCGACCACGACGTCGTCGGCTTCTACCGCGACTACCACCCCGCCTCCCACTTCTGGCCACTACAGCTCATGGAGACCGGCGTCGTCCTCGCCGTGACCGCCCTCGCGGTCCTGGCCGCCTTCCGGCTGCTGCGCCGCCGCACCGCCTGA
- the pstC gene encoding phosphate ABC transporter permease subunit PstC, protein MDITTQNTDAPPPTPQSTTAELKRAARGATRPGDRIFLGLSRGSGILLLAIMAAIAVFLTYRAALAISKDEGNFLTTFEWNTSGPEPVFGIAVLAFGTVVSSIVAMVIAVPIAVAIALFLTHYAPRRLSGPIAYVIDLLAAVPSIVYGLWGALILVPQLDGLFGWLDAYFGWTGIFSWEGGPARSMLTVGILLAIMILPIITNVSREVFRQVPQMHEEAALALGATRWEVIRMAVLPFGRSGVISASMLGLGRALGETMAVATVLSPSFLIQTSLLDPGGGTFAQNIASKFGEADTFGRDALIASGLVLFVITLLVNGAARAIIARRKEYSGANA, encoded by the coding sequence ATGGACATAACGACACAGAACACTGACGCACCTCCCCCCACGCCCCAGTCGACGACGGCCGAGCTCAAGCGCGCGGCCCGCGGCGCCACCCGGCCCGGTGACCGGATCTTCCTCGGTCTCTCCCGTGGGTCGGGCATTCTGCTGCTGGCGATCATGGCCGCGATCGCCGTCTTCCTCACCTACCGGGCCGCCCTCGCCATCAGTAAGGACGAGGGCAACTTCCTGACCACCTTCGAGTGGAACACCAGCGGTCCCGAGCCCGTCTTCGGTATCGCCGTGCTGGCCTTCGGCACCGTGGTCTCCTCGATCGTCGCCATGGTCATCGCGGTCCCGATCGCGGTCGCCATCGCGCTGTTCCTCACCCACTACGCCCCACGCCGGCTGAGCGGTCCCATCGCCTATGTGATCGACCTGCTCGCCGCCGTGCCGTCCATCGTGTACGGCCTCTGGGGCGCCCTGATCCTCGTACCGCAGCTGGACGGCCTGTTCGGCTGGCTCGACGCGTACTTCGGATGGACCGGCATCTTCTCCTGGGAGGGCGGCCCGGCCCGCTCGATGCTCACGGTCGGCATCCTGCTGGCGATCATGATCCTGCCGATCATCACCAACGTCAGCCGCGAGGTCTTCCGCCAGGTCCCGCAGATGCACGAGGAGGCGGCCCTGGCCCTCGGCGCCACGCGCTGGGAGGTCATCCGCATGGCGGTGCTGCCGTTCGGCCGCTCCGGCGTGATCTCCGCCTCGATGCTCGGCCTCGGCCGCGCGCTGGGCGAGACGATGGCCGTCGCCACCGTGCTCTCCCCCTCCTTCCTCATCCAGACCAGCCTGCTCGACCCGGGCGGCGGTACGTTCGCCCAGAACATCGCCAGCAAGTTCGGTGAGGCGGACACCTTCGGCCGTGACGCGCTGATCGCCTCCGGTCTGGTCCTGTTCGTCATCACCCTGCTGGTCAACGGCGCGGCCCGCGCGATCATCGCCCGCCGCAAGGAGTACTCGGGGGCCAACGCATGA
- a CDS encoding inorganic phosphate transporter — MDTFALVVTVLVALFFTYTNGFHDSANAIATSVSTRALTPKAALAMAAVMNLAGAFLGSGVAKTVSEGLIETPKGSTGMGILFAALLGAITWNLITWYFGLPSSSSHALFGGMVGAALAGGTQVYWHGVLDKIIIPMFVSPVVGLIVGYLVMTAIMWIFRNANPHKAKRGFRIAQTVSAAGMALGHGLQDAQKTMGIVVMALVIADVEDYGDPIPLWVKIACAVMLSLGTYAGGWRIMRTLGRKIIELDPPQGFAAETTGASIMFTTAFLFKAPISTTHVITSAIMGVGATKRVNAVRWGVAKNIVLGWFITMPAAAAVAACAFGLVHLAFL; from the coding sequence ATGGACACCTTCGCCCTGGTCGTGACCGTCCTGGTCGCCCTCTTCTTCACCTACACCAACGGCTTCCACGATTCCGCGAACGCGATCGCCACCTCGGTCTCGACCCGCGCCCTGACCCCGAAGGCGGCCCTGGCCATGGCCGCCGTCATGAACCTGGCCGGCGCGTTCCTCGGCAGCGGCGTGGCCAAAACGGTCAGCGAGGGCCTGATCGAAACGCCCAAGGGCTCCACAGGCATGGGCATCCTCTTCGCCGCCCTCCTCGGCGCGATCACCTGGAACCTCATCACCTGGTACTTCGGCCTCCCGTCCTCCTCCTCCCACGCCCTCTTCGGCGGCATGGTCGGCGCGGCCCTGGCCGGCGGCACGCAGGTCTACTGGCACGGCGTCCTGGACAAGATCATCATCCCCATGTTCGTGTCTCCCGTGGTCGGCCTGATCGTCGGCTACCTGGTGATGACAGCGATCATGTGGATCTTCCGCAACGCCAACCCGCACAAGGCCAAGCGCGGCTTCCGCATAGCGCAGACGGTCTCGGCAGCGGGCATGGCCCTCGGCCACGGCCTCCAGGACGCCCAGAAGACCATGGGCATCGTCGTGATGGCCCTGGTCATCGCCGACGTCGAGGACTACGGCGACCCCATCCCCCTCTGGGTCAAGATCGCCTGCGCGGTCATGCTCTCCCTCGGCACCTACGCCGGCGGCTGGCGCATCATGCGCACCCTCGGCCGCAAGATCATCGAACTCGACCCCCCGCAGGGCTTCGCCGCCGAAACGACGGGCGCGTCGATCATGTTCACCACGGCCTTCCTCTTCAAGGCCCCCATCTCGACAACGCACGTCATCACCTCGGCCATCATGGGCGTCGGCGCAACGAAGCGCGTGAACGCGGTCCGCTGGGGCGTGGCCAAGAACATCGTCCTCGGCTGGTTCATCACCATGCCGGCAGCAGCAGCCGTAGCGGCATGCGCCTTCGGCCTCGTACACCTGGCGTTCCTGTAA
- a CDS encoding DUF47 domain-containing protein, giving the protein MRFRLTPRETSFYDMFAASADNIVTGSKLLMELLGADASARAEIAERMRAAEHAGDDATHAIFHQLNSSFITPFDREDIYSLASSLDDIMDFMEEAVDLVVLYNVEELPKGVEQQIEVLARAAELTAEAMPHLRTLDNLTEYWIEVNRLENQADQIHRKLLAHLFNGKYDAIEVLKLKQIVDVLEEAADAFEHVANTVETIAVKES; this is encoded by the coding sequence GTGCGCTTTCGTCTGACCCCCAGGGAGACGAGCTTTTACGACATGTTTGCCGCATCCGCGGACAACATCGTCACCGGCTCGAAACTCCTGATGGAACTGCTCGGGGCGGACGCTTCCGCCCGGGCCGAGATCGCAGAGCGTATGCGGGCAGCAGAACACGCCGGTGACGACGCCACGCACGCGATCTTCCACCAGCTGAACTCCTCGTTCATCACGCCCTTCGACCGCGAGGACATCTACTCCCTCGCGTCCTCCCTCGACGACATCATGGACTTCATGGAGGAGGCCGTCGACCTGGTCGTCCTCTACAACGTCGAGGAACTCCCCAAGGGTGTGGAACAGCAGATCGAAGTGCTGGCCCGCGCCGCCGAACTGACGGCCGAAGCCATGCCCCATCTACGCACGCTGGACAACCTCACCGAGTACTGGATCGAGGTCAACCGCCTCGAGAACCAGGCCGACCAGATTCACCGCAAGCTCCTGGCCCACCTCTTCAACGGCAAGTACGACGCGATCGAGGTCCTCAAGCTCAAGCAGATCGTGGACGTACTGGAGGAAGCGGCGGACGCCTTCGAGCACGTGGCGAACACGGTGGAGACCATCGCCGTCAAGGAGTCCTGA
- the pstB gene encoding phosphate ABC transporter ATP-binding protein PstB — MAKRIDVSGLSAYYGSFRAIEDISMTIEPRSVTAFIGPSGCGKSTFLRTLNRMHEVTPGGRVEGKVMLDDENLYGAGVDPVAVRREVGMVFQRPNPFPTMSVYDNVAAGLKLLGSYKKSQLDDIVEKSLKGANLWNEVKDRLNKPGSGLSGGQQQRLCIARAIAVEPNVLLMDEPCSALDPISTLAIEDLIGELKERFTIVIVTHNMQQAARVSDRTAFFNLAAVGQPGKLIEIDDTERIFSNPSVQATEDYISGRFG, encoded by the coding sequence ATGGCCAAGCGCATTGATGTCAGCGGCCTCAGCGCCTACTACGGTTCGTTCCGTGCCATCGAGGACATCTCGATGACCATTGAGCCTCGTTCGGTCACGGCGTTCATCGGGCCGTCCGGATGTGGCAAGTCCACCTTCCTGCGCACGCTCAACCGGATGCACGAGGTGACTCCGGGTGGGCGGGTCGAGGGCAAGGTCATGCTCGACGACGAGAACCTGTACGGGGCCGGGGTGGACCCGGTGGCCGTGCGGCGTGAGGTCGGCATGGTGTTCCAGCGGCCGAACCCGTTCCCGACGATGTCGGTGTACGACAACGTGGCGGCGGGGCTGAAGCTGCTGGGGTCGTACAAGAAGTCCCAGCTGGACGACATCGTGGAGAAGTCGCTCAAGGGGGCGAACCTCTGGAACGAGGTCAAGGACCGGCTGAACAAGCCGGGGTCGGGGTTGTCGGGTGGTCAGCAGCAGCGGCTGTGTATTGCTCGGGCGATCGCGGTTGAGCCGAATGTTCTGCTGATGGACGAGCCTTGCTCTGCTCTTGACCCGATTTCGACGCTGGCGATCGAGGATCTGATCGGGGAGCTGAAGGAGCGGTTCACGATCGTCATCGTGACGCACAACATGCAGCAGGCTGCGCGTGTGTCGGATCGGACGGCGTTCTTCAACCTGGCGGCTGTGGGGCAGCCGGGGAAGCTGATCGAGATCGACGACACGGAGCGGATCTTCTCCAACCCGTCGGTGCAGGCGACGGAGGACTACATCTCCGGTCGCTTCGGCTGA
- the pstA gene encoding phosphate ABC transporter permease PstA — MSHAVLTKRPSTLRGASLPKWAPWGIAAGSLAVAVGIGLGAGLDSRIQWGLIAAILYVLGTYVIAAVVEGKRQAKDRVATSLVWVSFLIAVVPLASLVWATVQRGTKVLDGYFLTHSMGVVGDREPGGGIYHAIIGSLEQVGLATLIAAPIGVLTAIYLVEYGRGNLARAVTFFVDVMTGIPSIVAGLFILSIMLMFEMQPFGFAGSLALAILMMPVVVRSTEEMLKLVPNELREASLALGVPKWRTILKVVLPTAIGGITTGIMLAVARIAGETAPVLLLVFGNPFINNNPFEGAQASLPLYIYQQYSQSAGAEPAYDRAWAASLTLIAFVMILNLLARGIARWKAPKTGR; from the coding sequence ATGAGCCACGCCGTCCTCACCAAGCGCCCCAGCACGCTGCGCGGCGCCAGCCTGCCCAAGTGGGCCCCGTGGGGGATCGCCGCGGGCTCGCTCGCCGTCGCGGTCGGTATCGGCCTGGGCGCCGGGCTGGACAGCCGGATCCAGTGGGGCCTGATCGCCGCGATCCTCTACGTCCTCGGCACCTACGTCATCGCAGCGGTCGTCGAGGGCAAGCGGCAGGCCAAGGACCGTGTCGCGACCTCGCTGGTCTGGGTCTCCTTCCTGATCGCCGTGGTGCCGCTCGCCTCGCTGGTCTGGGCGACCGTCCAGCGCGGCACGAAGGTCCTGGACGGCTACTTCCTGACCCACTCGATGGGTGTCGTCGGTGACCGGGAGCCGGGTGGCGGTATCTACCACGCCATCATCGGCAGCCTGGAGCAGGTCGGTCTCGCCACGTTGATCGCCGCGCCGATCGGTGTGCTCACCGCGATCTACCTGGTCGAGTACGGGCGGGGCAACCTCGCCCGGGCCGTCACCTTCTTCGTCGACGTCATGACGGGTATCCCGTCGATCGTCGCCGGTCTGTTCATCCTCAGCATCATGCTGATGTTCGAGATGCAGCCGTTCGGCTTCGCCGGCTCGCTCGCGCTGGCGATCCTGATGATGCCGGTCGTGGTGCGCTCGACGGAGGAGATGCTCAAGCTCGTGCCGAACGAGCTGCGGGAGGCGTCGCTCGCGTTGGGCGTGCCGAAGTGGCGGACGATTCTGAAGGTCGTCCTGCCGACGGCGATCGGTGGTATCACCACCGGCATCATGCTGGCGGTCGCGCGTATCGCCGGTGAGACGGCGCCGGTGCTGCTGCTGGTGTTCGGTAACCCGTTCATCAACAACAACCCGTTTGAAGGGGCCCAGGCCTCGCTGCCGCTGTACATCTACCAGCAGTACTCCCAGAGCGCGGGTGCCGAACCTGCGTACGACCGTGCGTGGGCTGCGTCTCTGACGCTGATCGCCTTCGTGATGATCCTGAACCTGCTGGCCCGCGGCATTGCCCGCTGGAAGGCCCCCAAGACCGGTCGCTGA